In one window of Campylobacter coli DNA:
- a CDS encoding HAMP domain-containing sensor histidine kinase yields MLKTKNIFIAFFVLLILSFGVIFYTLTNSYLNFLLLKQYEQKIKSLDDVLKFSLLKHLNSDNIKEFAQDTRADFIILKDDFEISSVLNADLFLNLKENTIYDLNSKRILVKNFTYKDYKYMIIVYPRFLNLQNFWLKISISFGLYFMLVFILVFFMGRKLAKSFKKILEFLNFINDSKSVILEDSIFKELNLLNKKLLKTKEKILKNTQKNKKQSDKIALKNTQLASVISAISHELKNPLSVIELSLEMLKDENLKDEKLKKELLEKISRQSLKLNALTHKLNFVFNLNHEALQMQEFDLFALCEKIVKNPGFERVILRGKSTKVKADEFLIEQVIINLLSNALKYSQKEVILIAQDQKISVLDFGKGIEEDQLKLITKKFYKINTKSDNSFGLGLFLVKKILSIHKSYLEISSTVSQGSKFSFKLY; encoded by the coding sequence ATGCTAAAAACTAAAAATATTTTTATAGCTTTTTTTGTTCTACTAATTTTATCTTTTGGTGTGATTTTTTACACACTTACAAATTCTTATTTGAATTTTTTACTCTTAAAGCAATACGAACAAAAAATCAAAAGCCTTGATGATGTTTTAAAATTTTCACTTTTAAAACATTTAAATTCTGATAATATCAAAGAATTCGCACAAGATACAAGGGCGGATTTTATTATTTTGAAAGATGATTTTGAGATTTCTTCTGTTTTAAATGCGGATTTATTTTTAAATTTAAAAGAAAATACAATTTATGATTTAAACTCTAAAAGAATTCTTGTAAAAAATTTTACCTATAAAGACTATAAATATATGATCATTGTTTATCCAAGATTTTTGAATTTGCAAAATTTTTGGTTAAAAATAAGCATAAGCTTTGGGCTTTATTTTATGCTTGTTTTTATTTTGGTGTTTTTTATGGGAAGAAAACTAGCAAAAAGTTTTAAAAAAATTTTAGAATTTTTAAATTTTATCAATGATTCAAAATCTGTTATTTTAGAAGATAGCATTTTTAAAGAGCTCAATTTGCTAAATAAAAAACTTTTAAAAACAAAAGAGAAAATCTTAAAAAATACTCAAAAAAATAAAAAACAAAGCGACAAGATTGCTCTTAAAAATACTCAATTAGCAAGTGTTATTTCTGCTATTTCTCATGAGTTAAAAAATCCCTTAAGTGTAATTGAACTTAGTTTAGAAATGCTTAAGGATGAGAATTTAAAAGATGAAAAACTCAAAAAAGAATTATTAGAAAAAATTTCACGCCAAAGTCTAAAGCTAAATGCTTTAACACATAAACTTAATTTCGTTTTTAATCTCAACCACGAAGCTTTACAAATGCAAGAATTTGATCTTTTTGCTTTGTGTGAAAAAATTGTTAAAAACCCAGGTTTTGAAAGAGTGATTTTACGCGGAAAAAGCACTAAGGTAAAAGCTGATGAGTTTTTAATCGAACAAGTGATTATCAACTTACTTTCCAATGCCTTAAAATACAGCCAAAAAGAAGTTATTTTAATTGCACAAGATCAAAAGATTAGTGTTTTGGATTTTGGCAAGGGTATAGAAGAGGATCAATTAAAGCTTATTACGAAAAAATTTTATAAAATTAATACCAAAAGTGATAATTCTTTCGGACTTGGACTCTTTTTAGTAAAAAAAATTTTAAGTATACACAAAAGCTATTTAGAAATTTCTAGCACTGTATCGCAGGGTTCTAAATTCAGTTTTAAACTTTACTAA
- the abc-f gene encoding ABC-F type ribosomal protection protein: protein MALIDLIDASKKFGEKIVLNEANFSANEGEKIAIIGKNGEGKSSLLKALLGTLTLDSGRVVRQNGKSIAMLSQTVDFNANLSVKEAIKIELEEIYNTLKEYEALQSKLEKEPTNKDYLKQIDDSIALIDSKDAWNIEAKITRVLKEFSLLDYSDRLVCTLSGGEIRRVGLCILLLKNPDILLLDEPTNHLDVYMTSFLEDLLKNSKMCVIFISHDRYFIDAIAHRCVEVDQGKLSVFKGGYANYLEKKTQILESLAKSHETLLKHLKSEEEWLRRGVKARLKRNEGRKERIFKMREEAKKNPGAIKRLKLEISRAALNFTGEKIPNRKKMLFELKNVSKNLGEKALFTDFSSRILQGERIAIVGKNGCGKSTFLKILLGELKQDSGEIKRGEIKIGYFDQARSLVNSDKTLLEIFCPNGGDRVEVRGKNMHVYGYLKNFLFPKEFLDKSVSVLSGGEKNRVALALLFTEEYDVLILDEPTNDLDIATINILEEYLLSFEGAILLVSHDRYFVDKIATKLYAFESGAKINILHTLYTEYLENEKEMQEFDDYISGLDLQQEQTHTQKEKNSKKLSYKENEILKNHPEKIEILEKQISKLNDDLSNPSVYQEIGINTLYKELEQAQKELEKLESEYFEVLEKSENL from the coding sequence ATGGCACTTATTGATTTAATCGACGCTTCAAAAAAATTTGGAGAAAAAATTGTTTTAAATGAGGCAAATTTTAGCGCCAATGAAGGCGAAAAAATAGCCATCATAGGAAAAAATGGAGAAGGAAAATCAAGTCTTTTAAAAGCGCTTTTAGGCACTTTAACTTTAGATAGCGGCAGAGTAGTAAGGCAAAATGGAAAAAGCATAGCCATGCTTTCACAAACTGTTGATTTTAATGCAAATTTAAGTGTCAAAGAAGCCATAAAAATCGAACTTGAAGAAATTTATAATACTTTAAAAGAATATGAAGCATTGCAAAGCAAACTCGAAAAAGAGCCTACGAATAAAGATTATTTAAAACAAATAGATGATTCAATTGCTCTAATTGATAGCAAAGATGCTTGGAATATCGAAGCTAAAATCACGCGCGTTTTAAAAGAATTTAGCCTATTAGATTACTCTGATCGTTTGGTTTGCACTCTAAGTGGTGGTGAAATTCGTAGGGTAGGTCTTTGTATACTTTTGCTCAAAAATCCTGATATTTTATTGCTTGATGAGCCTACAAACCATCTTGATGTTTATATGACAAGCTTTTTAGAGGATTTGTTAAAAAATTCAAAGATGTGCGTGATTTTTATCTCGCATGATAGGTATTTCATAGATGCAATTGCACATAGATGCGTAGAAGTTGATCAAGGCAAACTCAGTGTATTTAAGGGTGGTTATGCGAATTATTTAGAGAAAAAAACTCAAATTCTAGAAAGCTTAGCCAAAAGCCATGAAACGCTTTTAAAGCATTTAAAAAGCGAGGAAGAATGGCTTAGAAGAGGTGTTAAAGCAAGACTTAAAAGAAATGAAGGACGCAAAGAGCGTATTTTTAAAATGCGTGAAGAAGCTAAAAAAAATCCTGGTGCCATCAAGCGTTTAAAGCTTGAAATTTCAAGAGCAGCTTTAAATTTTACAGGAGAAAAAATTCCTAATCGCAAAAAAATGCTTTTTGAGCTTAAAAATGTAAGTAAAAATTTAGGAGAAAAAGCTCTTTTTACAGATTTTTCAAGTCGTATTTTACAAGGTGAACGCATTGCCATAGTAGGAAAAAATGGCTGCGGAAAGTCTACTTTTTTAAAAATACTTTTAGGTGAGTTAAAACAAGATAGCGGAGAGATCAAGCGTGGAGAGATCAAGATAGGATATTTTGATCAAGCTAGAAGTCTTGTAAATTCAGATAAAACCTTGCTTGAAATTTTCTGTCCTAATGGAGGTGATAGAGTTGAAGTGCGTGGAAAAAATATGCATGTTTATGGATATTTAAAAAATTTCTTATTTCCTAAAGAATTTTTAGATAAAAGTGTTTCTGTTTTAAGTGGTGGAGAAAAAAATCGCGTCGCCTTAGCTTTGCTTTTTACAGAAGAATATGATGTTTTAATCCTAGATGAGCCTACAAATGATCTTGATATAGCGACTATTAATATTTTAGAAGAATATTTACTTAGCTTTGAAGGAGCCATTTTGCTAGTATCTCATGATAGATATTTTGTAGATAAAATCGCTACTAAACTTTATGCTTTTGAAAGTGGTGCTAAGATCAATATTTTACACACCCTTTATACTGAATACCTTGAAAATGAAAAAGAAATGCAAGAATTTGATGATTATATTTCAGGCCTTGATTTACAACAAGAGCAAACTCACACACAAAAAGAAAAAAATAGTAAAAAGCTAAGCTATAAAGAAAATGAAATTTTAAAAAATCATCCCGAAAAAATAGAAATTCTTGAAAAACAAATTTCCAAATTAAATGATGATCTTTCAAATCCAAGTGTATATCAAGAAATAGGCATAAATACTCTTTATAAAGAGCTAGAGCAAGCACAAAAAGAATTAGAAAAACTAGAAAGTGAGTATTTTGAAGTTTTAGAAAAAAGCGAAAATCTATAA
- a CDS encoding molybdopterin molybdotransferase MoeA: MKNIFQTLAHLQDQITALNEFELISLEEAKDRVLAKDLYAVKNLPSFDNAALDGYAFNYADINQALDIKGTILAGDKNTYEIYKNECFKIMTGAKMPKNADTILMIEDECIEEGKLIIKKPPKQYNAYRYKGEELKKDEPLLKKGTRLNARHIALLSSQGLYKIEVVRKIRIGIFSSGDELKEPWQDCDEENIYNANALPLLALFEDCATSYLGIIKDDFNTTKKALENANFDLLITSGGASVGEADFMEKALNELGFAPLFKGLKARPARPTKLYQKDKTLVLILPGNPMAAYLSAFIFARKIIALLCGNLENSLQIQAIMGSDLKVKSGRNNLILGNLEKGIFYPFNDNKFGSGMILPLIQSEFLLISEEEKAEFQKDEKIMLFKL; this comes from the coding sequence ATGAAAAATATTTTTCAAACTTTAGCGCATTTACAAGATCAAATTACAGCTCTTAATGAATTTGAATTAATCAGTCTTGAAGAAGCTAAAGATAGGGTTTTGGCTAAAGATCTCTATGCTGTAAAAAATTTACCTAGCTTTGATAATGCCGCACTTGATGGCTATGCTTTTAATTATGCGGATATAAATCAAGCTTTAGATATAAAAGGCACGATTTTAGCTGGAGATAAAAACACTTATGAGATCTATAAAAATGAGTGTTTTAAGATCATGACAGGTGCAAAAATGCCTAAAAATGCCGATACTATTTTAATGATAGAAGATGAATGCATAGAAGAAGGCAAACTTATCATCAAAAAGCCACCTAAACAATACAACGCTTATCGTTATAAGGGCGAAGAATTAAAAAAAGATGAGCCTTTGTTAAAAAAAGGCACAAGGCTTAATGCTAGACATATCGCCCTGCTCTCCTCTCAAGGGCTTTATAAAATAGAAGTTGTAAGAAAAATTCGTATCGGAATTTTTTCAAGCGGAGATGAGTTAAAAGAACCTTGGCAAGATTGTGATGAGGAAAATATTTATAATGCCAATGCTTTGCCTTTGCTTGCTTTATTTGAAGATTGTGCTACAAGTTATCTTGGTATTATTAAAGATGATTTTAATACAACTAAAAAAGCTTTAGAAAATGCTAATTTTGATCTTTTAATCACTTCAGGCGGTGCGAGTGTAGGAGAAGCTGATTTTATGGAAAAGGCTTTAAATGAATTAGGCTTTGCTCCACTTTTTAAGGGTTTAAAAGCACGCCCTGCAAGACCAACTAAGCTTTATCAAAAAGATAAAACTTTAGTATTGATTTTACCAGGAAATCCTATGGCAGCTTATCTTTCTGCTTTTATCTTTGCTAGAAAAATCATCGCCTTACTTTGTGGGAATTTAGAAAATTCTTTACAAATTCAAGCTATCATGGGGAGTGATTTAAAAGTAAAAAGTGGAAGAAATAATCTTATCTTAGGAAATTTAGAAAAGGGTATTTTTTATCCTTTTAATGATAATAAATTTGGTTCAGGAATGATACTGCCTCTGATTCAAAGCGAATTTTTACTCATCAGTGAAGAAGAAAAAGCAGAATTTCAAAAAGATGAGAAAATCATGCTTTTTAAGCTTTAA
- the murA gene encoding UDP-N-acetylglucosamine 1-carboxyvinyltransferase yields MTYLEIQGSQKLQGEVTISGAKNAALPLIASSILAKNEVKINNVPNVADIKTLISLLENLGAKTDFKENTAYLNTTTLDKTVAKYDIVRKMRASILTLGPLLARFNHCEVSLPGGCAIGQRPIDLHLSALEKMGANIEIKQGYVVASGNLKGAQILFDKITVTGSENIIMAAALAKGKTKLVNVAKEPEVVQLCEVLANAGLDIKGIGTDELEIYGTDKELLDFKEFSVIPDRIEAGTYLCAGAITNSKITLKKVNAEHLGAVLTKLHQMGFETSVDNDNITLFPVKEIKATEIMTSEYPGFPTDMQAQFMALALMAKGTSIIDERLFENRFMHVSELLRMGADIKLNGHIATIVGGKELNAADVMATDLRASSALILAALVAKGTSRIHRIYHLDRGYEKLEEKFKALGAKITRLEE; encoded by the coding sequence ATGACTTATTTAGAGATACAAGGCTCCCAAAAACTTCAAGGTGAAGTTACAATAAGTGGTGCAAAAAATGCCGCTTTGCCCCTAATTGCTTCTAGTATACTTGCAAAAAATGAGGTTAAAATAAATAATGTTCCTAATGTTGCAGATATCAAAACACTCATTTCCTTGCTTGAAAATTTAGGCGCAAAAACTGATTTTAAAGAAAATACCGCATATTTAAATACAACAACACTTGATAAAACCGTGGCTAAATATGATATCGTGCGCAAAATGCGTGCTTCTATCCTTACTTTAGGGCCTTTACTTGCTCGTTTTAATCATTGTGAAGTTTCATTGCCTGGAGGATGTGCCATAGGACAAAGACCTATTGATTTGCACCTAAGTGCTTTAGAAAAAATGGGCGCAAATATAGAAATAAAACAAGGTTATGTCGTAGCAAGCGGGAATTTAAAAGGAGCTCAAATTCTTTTTGATAAAATCACTGTTACAGGCAGCGAAAATATCATTATGGCAGCAGCCTTAGCTAAGGGAAAAACTAAGCTTGTAAATGTTGCTAAAGAGCCTGAAGTCGTACAGCTTTGCGAAGTTTTAGCTAATGCTGGACTTGATATAAAAGGCATAGGTACAGATGAGCTTGAAATTTATGGAACAGATAAAGAACTTTTGGATTTTAAAGAATTTAGCGTGATTCCTGATAGGATTGAAGCAGGAACTTATTTGTGTGCAGGAGCTATTACAAATTCTAAAATCACACTTAAAAAAGTAAATGCCGAGCATTTAGGAGCGGTTTTAACAAAACTCCATCAAATGGGTTTTGAAACTTCAGTAGATAATGATAATATCACTTTATTTCCTGTAAAAGAAATTAAAGCTACAGAGATCATGACTAGCGAATATCCTGGTTTTCCAACCGATATGCAAGCACAATTTATGGCTTTAGCCTTAATGGCAAAGGGTACAAGCATTATCGATGAAAGACTTTTTGAAAACCGCTTTATGCATGTAAGCGAGCTTTTAAGAATGGGTGCGGATATTAAATTAAATGGGCATATTGCTACTATAGTGGGCGGTAAAGAATTAAATGCTGCAGATGTTATGGCCACAGATTTGCGTGCTTCTTCGGCTTTGATTTTAGCAGCACTTGTAGCTAAGGGTACAAGCAGGATACATAGAATTTATCATCTTGATCGTGGTTATGAAAAATTAGAAGAAAAATTTAAAGCCTTAGGTGCTAAAATCACAAGGCTTGAAGAATGA
- a CDS encoding DMT family transporter, translating into MGVFLVLLGGIFWAISGVLAEYLFKNNYGVDWVSFYRLFCTGIVLILYSLKKIKIFQFKKDELLSFLIFAFFGLLMTQYGYFKAIFYTDAGTATMIQYCAPLLIMIYVCLKDKKMPKIFESMALIFIILALFLLASGGDISNLNLNLWGIFWAILGAFGVAFYSLGARKIIAKYGIFFVMGWSSLIASFILFGILEFKEGLVHYDFALNLYLAQAGIIFIGTIGAFCLYLKGVEYIGALRASMIACIEPVAAAFMSFLFLGTRYSFLDLFAFALIILSVILNAKKS; encoded by the coding sequence ATGGGTGTTTTTTTAGTTTTACTGGGTGGAATTTTTTGGGCTATAAGCGGAGTTTTAGCTGAGTATTTATTTAAAAATAATTATGGGGTAGATTGGGTAAGTTTTTATAGATTGTTTTGCACAGGTATAGTGCTTATTTTGTATAGCTTAAAGAAAATAAAAATATTTCAATTTAAAAAAGATGAGCTTTTATCCTTTTTAATTTTTGCTTTCTTTGGTTTATTGATGACTCAATATGGATATTTTAAAGCTATTTTTTATACCGATGCAGGTACTGCTACCATGATACAATACTGTGCTCCTTTGCTTATCATGATTTATGTATGTTTAAAAGATAAAAAAATGCCTAAAATTTTTGAAAGTATGGCTTTAATTTTTATAATTCTAGCTCTATTTTTGCTTGCAAGCGGTGGAGATATAAGCAATTTAAACCTAAATTTATGGGGAATTTTTTGGGCCATTTTAGGAGCTTTTGGGGTTGCTTTTTATTCTTTAGGTGCAAGAAAAATCATTGCAAAATATGGAATTTTCTTTGTTATGGGTTGGTCTAGTTTAATCGCTTCTTTTATACTTTTTGGGATACTTGAATTTAAAGAAGGCTTAGTGCATTATGATTTTGCTCTTAATTTGTATTTAGCCCAAGCAGGTATAATATTTATAGGAACTATAGGGGCTTTTTGTCTATATCTTAAAGGGGTTGAATACATAGGAGCTTTAAGAGCAAGCATGATAGCATGTATCGAGCCTGTAGCAGCTGCTTTTATGAGCTTTTTATTTTTAGGAACAAGATACAGCTTTTTAGATCTTTTTGCCTTTGCCTTGATTATCTTAAGCGTGATTTTAAATGCCAAGAAAAGTTAA
- a CDS encoding aminodeoxychorismate/anthranilate synthase component II: MKKILLIDNYDSFSYTIVFYLKELGYQCKIIKNDEFKKAKDLTRFDFSHLIISPGPNSPAESKLSLKAIQYFKKDKKILGICLGHQCIGEVFGGKITPMPYPMQGKISRLHLKKNAKKSLLFKGIENKSKICLYHSLHISKMPKSCEILALNDENIIMAIKHKKYEIYGVQFHPEAILSQNGKKLLKNFMKI, encoded by the coding sequence ATGAAAAAAATTTTACTCATAGATAATTACGATTCTTTCAGCTATACTATAGTTTTTTATCTTAAAGAATTGGGTTATCAATGTAAAATTATAAAAAATGATGAATTTAAAAAAGCCAAAGATTTAACTCGCTTTGATTTTTCTCACCTTATCATCTCCCCAGGTCCAAATTCTCCTGCTGAATCAAAATTAAGTTTAAAAGCAATTCAATACTTTAAAAAAGATAAAAAAATACTAGGAATTTGTTTGGGACATCAGTGTATAGGCGAGGTTTTTGGCGGAAAAATTACTCCGATGCCCTACCCTATGCAAGGTAAAATTTCAAGATTGCATCTTAAGAAAAATGCTAAAAAAAGCCTGCTTTTTAAAGGTATTGAAAATAAAAGTAAAATTTGTTTGTATCATTCTTTGCATATTAGCAAAATGCCAAAAAGTTGTGAAATTTTAGCCTTAAATGATGAAAATATCATCATGGCAATCAAGCATAAAAAATATGAGATTTATGGGGTGCAATTTCATCCTGAAGCAATTTTAAGCCAAAATGGCAAAAAATTACTTAAAAATTTTATGAAAATTTAA
- a CDS encoding bifunctional anthranilate synthase component I family protein/aminotransferase class IV has protein sequence MSAETKFAIFGKYFYYDLKFVLKAYNKKQSKKYFKFVQKHKDKYYFLTLVDYEFYKYLQDKNFTSKEAYLSFYAYKKRKNFTTMSIDEENFMPIFKNHLDFKNYEKNFLQVKSAISKGRSYQVNLTQSFHFDSLLDGFSLFNLLSKRQDTEFKAYIKDEGREILSFSPELFFKTHKRKIITQPMKGTSARSKDLNQDKKNKLFLQKDVKNLSENVMIVDLLRNDLSKLIVKNSIKTKLFKIQSYPTLHQMTSIIKGKLKKDIDYFQIFKALFPCGSITGAPKLETIKLIEELEARKRGIYCGAIGYIHKNKSKFSVAIRTLEKKQDYQYSVGSGLVWDSKLEEEFKELELKTQFLMPKDFYLFETMYYKKGKILFFKEHLQRILNSALKLNFNTEKLIKDFQEVLNCKSNLKEFKNFNIQALNEKLFHKNHSFFYPSTIKSHHKQAIFKLILQKDGSYTILENHIKTSDNNILLLSDKSLNSQSDFLYHKSSLRQIYDEKAFLWKENQCFDIAFFNEKNELCEGSRSNIIIKKDKVFYTPTLQSGLLNGIYRQFLLDLGLIKEKRLFKEDLLNADEIYCINSVRGLQKVSLK, from the coding sequence GTGAGCGCTGAAACAAAATTTGCCATTTTTGGTAAATATTTTTATTATGACTTAAAATTTGTTCTTAAAGCTTATAATAAAAAACAAAGCAAAAAATACTTTAAATTTGTGCAAAAACATAAAGATAAATATTATTTTTTAACTCTTGTAGATTATGAATTTTATAAATACTTACAAGATAAAAACTTCACTAGCAAAGAGGCTTATTTGAGCTTTTATGCTTATAAAAAAAGAAAAAACTTCACTACGATGAGTATTGATGAAGAAAATTTTATGCCTATTTTTAAAAATCATTTAGATTTTAAAAACTATGAAAAAAACTTTTTGCAAGTAAAATCCGCTATATCAAAAGGACGAAGCTATCAGGTCAATCTCACCCAAAGTTTTCATTTTGATAGCTTGCTTGATGGATTTTCCTTGTTTAATCTTTTATCCAAAAGACAAGATACTGAATTTAAAGCGTATATCAAAGACGAAGGACGCGAAATTCTTTCCTTTTCTCCTGAATTATTTTTTAAAACCCATAAAAGAAAAATAATCACCCAACCCATGAAAGGCACGAGTGCAAGATCTAAGGATTTAAATCAAGATAAGAAAAACAAACTTTTTTTGCAAAAAGATGTTAAAAATTTAAGCGAAAATGTAATGATAGTCGATCTTTTAAGAAACGATCTTTCAAAACTTATCGTTAAAAATAGCATAAAAACAAAGCTTTTTAAAATTCAAAGCTACCCTACTTTGCATCAAATGACTTCCATTATAAAAGGCAAGCTTAAAAAAGATATTGATTATTTTCAAATTTTCAAAGCTTTATTTCCATGCGGTTCGATCACAGGAGCTCCTAAACTTGAAACCATAAAACTTATAGAAGAACTTGAAGCAAGAAAGCGTGGAATTTATTGCGGTGCTATAGGTTATATCCATAAAAATAAAAGCAAATTTAGCGTCGCTATACGCACTCTTGAGAAAAAACAAGATTATCAATATAGCGTGGGAAGTGGCTTGGTGTGGGATTCTAAGCTTGAGGAAGAATTTAAAGAATTGGAGTTAAAAACTCAATTTTTAATGCCTAAGGACTTTTATCTTTTTGAAACTATGTATTATAAAAAGGGTAAAATTTTATTTTTTAAAGAACATTTACAAAGAATTTTAAATTCTGCTTTAAAATTAAATTTTAACACAGAAAAACTCATTAAAGATTTTCAAGAAGTGTTAAATTGCAAATCCAATTTAAAAGAATTTAAAAATTTTAATATCCAAGCTTTAAATGAAAAACTTTTTCATAAAAATCATAGCTTTTTTTATCCAAGCACCATTAAAAGTCATCACAAACAGGCTATTTTTAAACTTATCTTGCAAAAAGATGGCAGTTATACCATCTTAGAAAATCATATCAAAACAAGTGATAATAACATCTTACTTTTAAGTGATAAATCCTTAAATTCACAAAGTGATTTTTTATACCATAAGAGTTCTTTAAGGCAAATTTATGATGAAAAAGCTTTTTTATGGAAAGAAAATCAATGCTTTGATATAGCTTTTTTTAATGAAAAAAATGAATTATGCGAGGGCTCAAGAAGTAATATCATCATTAAAAAAGATAAAGTCTTTTACACCCCTACTCTGCAAAGTGGGCTTTTAAATGGAATTTATAGGCAATTTTTGCTTGATTTAGGACTTATAAAAGAAAAAAGACTTTTTAAAGAGGATTTGTTAAATGCAGATGAGATTTATTGTATCAATTCGGTTAGAGGATTGCAAAAAGTGAGTCTAAAATGA
- a CDS encoding tyrosine-type recombinase/integrase, translating into MKYPLDCEENFEKSFLFWLAKYVKFKLNSLSNKELKNPKALAEVNFALTKGVKNIEELDALAKKARNAGLNGVNTYFNPLKKVFEYLNFYKLHSLKQIDEELIVEVLASITGALSDASKKNYRIAVINFFDFLDKQNEEDEKAHIFDIVLKNWGGITGNKGAKLPEFMNEDELKKFLEAIENSDFKNNTIRNKLIIKIIIFTGIRVSEAINIKLKDISEENELYIIRIRAKGNKYRVVMIKKELIEHLLKDVRVNYLSEDGLLFVNRNGKALTQAYVSRIVEQILFRAGIRKQKNGAHMLRHTFATLLYKKQKDLVLVQEALGHASLNTSRIYTHFDNDKLKLAAQVAKELSER; encoded by the coding sequence ATGAAATATCCTTTAGATTGTGAAGAAAATTTTGAAAAGTCTTTTTTATTTTGGCTTGCAAAATATGTCAAATTTAAACTCAACTCTCTTTCCAATAAAGAACTTAAAAATCCAAAAGCCCTAGCAGAGGTTAATTTTGCACTCACAAAGGGTGTTAAAAATATAGAAGAGCTTGATGCTTTGGCTAAAAAAGCAAGAAATGCGGGCTTAAATGGTGTTAATACTTATTTTAATCCCTTAAAAAAAGTCTTTGAATATCTTAATTTTTATAAATTACACTCCTTAAAACAAATAGATGAAGAGCTTATAGTAGAAGTTTTAGCAAGCATTACCGGAGCTTTATCAGATGCGAGTAAAAAAAATTACCGCATTGCAGTGATTAATTTTTTTGACTTTTTAGATAAGCAAAATGAAGAGGATGAAAAGGCGCATATTTTTGATATTGTACTTAAAAATTGGGGAGGTATTACAGGAAATAAAGGGGCAAAACTGCCTGAATTTATGAACGAAGATGAGTTAAAAAAATTCCTTGAAGCCATAGAAAATTCAGATTTTAAAAACAATACCATACGCAACAAGCTCATTATAAAAATCATTATTTTTACAGGAATCCGCGTAAGCGAGGCTATCAATATCAAACTCAAGGATATTAGCGAAGAAAACGAACTTTACATTATAAGAATTCGCGCCAAAGGAAATAAATACCGCGTTGTGATGATAAAAAAAGAATTGATCGAGCATTTATTAAAGGATGTAAGGGTTAATTATTTAAGTGAAGATGGCTTACTTTTTGTCAATCGCAATGGAAAGGCTTTAACACAAGCTTATGTAAGTCGTATTGTAGAGCAAATTTTATTTCGCGCAGGAATTCGCAAGCAAAAAAACGGCGCTCATATGCTTCGTCATACTTTTGCCACCCTACTCTATAAAAAACAAAAAGATTTGGTTTTGGTGCAAGAAGCTTTAGGGCATGCAAGTTTAAATACTTCAAGAATTTATACACATTTTGACAATGATAAATTAAAGCTTGCTGCACAAGTAGCAAAGGAATTAAGTGAGCGCTGA
- the dsbI gene encoding protein-disulfide oxidoreductase DsbI, with amino-acid sequence MKNLYWIACFSKWQDMRNPWFIMSIIMISLVLIAHFLFQEYLYMRPCEQCVYIRLDMLIIALGGIIALINPKNTIIKILAYTLAFYGIWLGLEHSLNLNRIHEAISTENPFSGVNGCRDIPLYPFNLPLHEWFPSWFKPVGQCGMDFPMVPKSAYLNAFQEFFVGKNGLYSNGWYLIPSLKFMNMATCCFIAFLCSFILLFIMFVSYVFSQRKIVFTIITIGLVLTLKILG; translated from the coding sequence GTGAAAAATTTATATTGGATTGCTTGTTTTTCTAAATGGCAAGATATGCGTAATCCTTGGTTTATTATGAGTATTATAATGATAAGCCTTGTTTTAATAGCGCATTTTTTATTTCAAGAATATCTTTATATGAGACCTTGTGAACAATGTGTTTATATAAGGTTAGATATGTTAATTATAGCTTTAGGAGGCATCATTGCACTGATAAATCCTAAAAATACCATTATTAAAATCCTTGCCTATACTTTAGCTTTTTATGGAATTTGGCTTGGATTAGAACATTCGTTGAATTTAAATCGCATTCATGAAGCTATTAGCACGGAAAACCCTTTCAGCGGTGTTAATGGATGTCGCGATATTCCACTCTACCCTTTTAATCTGCCTTTACACGAATGGTTTCCTTCTTGGTTTAAACCCGTAGGGCAATGCGGAATGGATTTTCCCATGGTTCCAAAGTCCGCTTATTTAAATGCTTTTCAAGAATTTTTTGTAGGAAAAAATGGACTTTATAGCAATGGTTGGTATCTAATCCCTAGTTTGAAATTTATGAATATGGCTACTTGCTGTTTTATAGCATTTTTATGCTCTTTTATTTTACTTTTTATAATGTTTGTAAGCTATGTTTTTAGTCAAAGAAAAATTGTTTTTACCATCATTACCATAGGATTAGTTTTAACACTTAAGATATTGGGTTAA